The Serinus canaria isolate serCan28SL12 chromosome Z, serCan2020, whole genome shotgun sequence genomic interval TCACCTCCCTGAAGAGTGTGACTGCTGTGTTATcatccttctctccttctgGAAACATGGGCACGCTACAGATGACAGGCACTTCATGCACAccatgaaattaaaagaaaagaaccaaTTTAGAAAGAATCTTGAGAGAGAACATCTAATCCATCTCTCAGCCCTGAAGCAGGATCCTATCAACTTATATAATCCCCTAATAAATCTAGTCTGTTTCTCCAAGCCACCCAGGATATAGGACCCACACCTTCCCAGGCAATCAGCTTCACTATTTGAAGTGAAGAATTTCACTGTTTGAAAATTCCCCCAATACCTAATGTAAACCCCCCATGACAGTTTTTCCTATCCAGCCCTGTTTTTCTGTAGACCTATATGATGTGACTGGGTGTCCCCTGAGCCCCTTTATTGTTTTTGTATCCTCTGATAAGTCTTATTTTCCAGGTCTCTTATTGCTGCAGATGGTGCctcctccttgctgtgctgggtttcATCTCTAAAAGAGCACATGAAAAGGCTGCAGCTTCacaccctccctccctgagAGGTAGGAAACAGGTGAGTTTTATATGATTCAGTGAGACTAGTGTGGTCATGTTCAGGGAAAGCCGCCAAGCACTTCCCTaatcattttaaattaaagggtGCTGTGTTGTGTTAAGTTGCTCTGCTTCCCCCTCAGTTGTGGATGGTTGGTTCTGTTTTCCCCCCTTTAGTTTATATGGTTCAGGCCTGGCTCACTCCGCCCGCCTCCTCCCTGCAGGTCACCCCTATTCCTCCCAAATCCCAATGTATCCTTCCTTAAACTCCTCCCTGGTGCCCTGCCTGTCACTCGGcgctccctcccttccctctagAAAGTTCTAGCGGGAGCATCGAGTGATTGGCTCTGGGACCAGGGCCCCACCCCCTTGTTATTCCTATTGGTTCTCCCCTTATGTCACTCCCTCAAATGCCACTCCCCTCTTTGTTCCCATTGGTTCTGATGTTGTCTCCACCCATGTTCTCAGTACCCTGTGTAACCTCGTGTGAGGCGGAGGTCTTTGGCTTCAGCTCCAGGATTTCCCAGTGTTAAAAGCTACTACATTCCTCAGTTGGAGGATTTCTTCTGCTGGATTGCTGCCGCGAGCCCCATCCattgcagggagctgtgcccgCTATAACGTGGGGCAGTTCTCCCTAGGCGCCCTCCAGGCTAACCAGGCCCAGGAGAGTGCCCCTCAGCTGCAACCAGTGCGGAAGGCTTGCCGGGCGACAGGAAGGTACGAGCCCTCCCTAGGGACTTCTCGCTGCTTCAAAAGGGCATGAAATTAAAATCAGCTGTGAGACAGTCGCATCTTCTCATCTTCCTGTTTGTAACTGCAGTCCCACATTTAGTCAAATGGCAGAATCACCCTGATCTTGGTACCCCTGCCTGACTGGGGACATGATTTTATTCTTTGTGAGGTTTAAGACcaataagaaattaatttagatcCTGAACAGGCTGCAGTCAGGACTTTGATTTAATTCTAACATATCTACTGCAGCATGAGACCATTTCTGAGCTGAAAAAGAATTTCTGGGTGAAGATACAATTCTCCCTGGTTTCCTTGTGATATCAGCTTTATGGGCAATGGGTGACCAAGGCTCTTACCCAGTGTGATTCCTATTCAAATAGCACTGCGGGCTTAGCTAAGAAGGGGTCCAGCTGGACTACTCAGTGTATTGGGAAATGTCAAAAGACAACTGTCCTTTGAAGAGGTTAGTCTCTAAAGGGAAAGGAGCATGAGGGCACTTAAGTTCTTCCCATCTGTCAGTGCAAAAAGTCCTGGAGGGTCTGTGTCCAGTATGGTGCAGGACAAGAGGATATCTTCAGAGTAGGGTATGGTTTCAATGAGGCAGCACGTCCTGATAAAACCTGCACATGGGGCAGGGAGCCAGTGGGCCAATGGCAAGTTGGTCACTGCTACTTGTCATTAGCCCATCATGAGATGCCAAGGCATAGAAAACTGCTATAACCTTACCTAATGTGGGACCAGGCTGTCTTGCAACCACATTGATGCTTTCTCTGTGCTGACTTGGTTTAATTTAAAGCCCAGAAGCACAGTAGGAGACTTCCTTATCAACTGCCAAGTGTTTTATatcaaaacccaaaccctaGAGTAGTggctttgctgctctgatgTATTCAACCTGAGAACCCTTGACTGAGCCTGCTCCAAGATGTGCTTTGGCAGTCACTTGGCAAACTGAAGCTGCACTTTAGCTTGGAGAGGAACTTCACTGCTTTggcactgctgctttcctgctgtaCTGTGGGCATGAGAGCACCTGACTCTGTGGTGGGAATGACAAAATGGGAAACCAGCCATCAAAAACTCAaccacaggagcagccaggaaatTCCCACAAGGGAatttcctggctgctccttgcTATACTTTGTTTCTTTGGGCCTAACAGTGAGAGGACACCAGGGCTTTTCAAATCATTTCCTCTCCATCATCCATATGGATAGTGGAGGCTGAACATTGTTCAAAGTCTTTACCAGAGACATACCTGGTATCACCAGGAAAGGCAGTCTTACCCCACAGGATGCAGATCTACACAGGGGAAAACCAGACAGCATCACTCGTGTCAAGAAAAAGGCAACACCtgtgctttaaaagaaaaagcaaacactgaTGTTAGTGCCCAGcagtatatatatattgttCAGAAAACTTCCCCAACTTCTACTTCCCTAAAACACTCCCTTTCCTTCCAGTTTATAAAGCCCTTGTGGCACACAGTGCTTTGTTGAGTGAGATTTGGCAGCTCCCTGTGTTTATTTCCCATCAGCATGAGGGTATCCCTTGGGCTCAGTTtcctcctggctctcctggaCCCAGGTGAGTTTTTCACTGTGGGGTTGTGAGACACGAAAGAGGTGTGGGAATGGAGTGCTTTTTGTGTGAGGCAGTTGCTGCCATCTGAGCCATGAACCCCCCCTCATTTTGGGGGATTTGCACTGCAGAGGGGTGGGGGTGACTGGTCTTGGGGGGATCTCTGATCCTATGAGCCAGTGTGCAGATAAAGGTGTTGGCATTTGCAATGTGAGCTCACAGTCTGATTTCTGTGGTGCTCACTGGTGGTATAGGCAGGACAGGCATCAGAGTGACTCAGGTTGCCCTGAGGCAGACAGACCCTTGGTAAGCTGAATCGATCTCCAGGCTCATTTATTTTACTCATGTTGAGGGCTGTGTGACATTTTGGACATAATGTCATCTCAGGTGTCCTTCAGCTCTGCTTCAGAAGAGCACAGCTGTCTGGGAGGTCTTGGGATACAGCAGATGGCCATGGCCTTGCAAGGTGCCTTAGCTGGCACCTGGATTTAGGCAAGTGACACATGCCCTGGACCTATTAATCTACATGCTGGactctgtggggctgtgccatggAAGGGATCTGTTCGCTCTCTGTTGGAATACATGCTATTCCTTTCTAAGTGTATCTGATACTCTGGTCTGCTCAAAGTGTTCCAGCAGGTATCTGGTGAGGTGGTTTCCCCTAATGCCTACAAAGAGATAATGCTTACAGAGAAACTCTGCAGTTTGTACTGAGTAAGACAacctgctggcagctcttgTTCCCCAGCCACTTGGGTGCCCTTATTTTCTACATAGAGAGGATCTGGGGTCTGTGAATCCAGGAACAACTGAGTGCCCGCCAGGATGAAGGAGTTTGTAGGGCTGCTGTCATAAGCAACTCTAGAAAAGCCCAACAGAGATTGCACAATGAAACATAAGggaagagaaatgtgaaaagTGCTGATCAATGCTGAAATCAAATATCAGTGAAAGAGGAAGTGAGATCCCTTATGACTGCTGCTCAGGAATGTGTCTCCCTCTCCCTAGGGACCTGTCTTCAGTGTGAGATATGTCACAGCATGGGAAAAAGCTGCTCTGGCCCCATGAAAGCCTGCACTGGTGGTGAAGACACTTGTGGCATTATTCTGCATGAAGTCCTAATAGGTGAGACAACCTCTAAGCCAGTGTGGCTTTCGGAGTGGGGCTGGCTTGGGGACTTgtccttctctccctgcttctGTCACTGGTAATACGGTCTATCCTTGGATAacctgttcatttttcttttactgacaTGACCCAGAGATCAGGATAGTCTGGGGTAGGAAAAGCCTTTTATTCTTCTATTTCGAGAAGCAGTTTTCTACTGGAAGGGTTTGGTTCTTACTTGTGGAGGGAAGGACCAAAACCTCTTAGTGGGAGGAGACACTGGCTTTTAATTTTGGTGAGGGTGAGTAGTTGAGTCAAGAAGTTGGGAGACTGAACCATGTCTTACACTAAGGTGCTGACACCTAGTACTGGAGATGCACTGGTGATGTGTGGAGAAAGAAGCTTGCCTGTCCTCAAGTAGGGATGGGGACACCATGCAATCCTGGAGTGCCACCAGGGCTGAGCTATCACTTTATCATAGTGATCATTGTTATGAAAACGAAGGAGGCCAAATTTCAGGAAACGATTGAAAAAGGCTCTTGTTTATTTAAACACAAGCCAGAGAGAACAGAGGATCTGGGATAAGCCCAGATCCCCACACAACACCTCGAAAGAGGAACAAAAGAACTCTCCAGAACAGAAAACTCCCCTTTTTATAAGCATCCCTGGTCCAGGACTGGTGGGTTTTGGATCCGTGCACCGATTGGTGGAATTTGGGCACTTTTATTGGTCCTTACCAATGTTCATTCTGGACCAATCATTTCTCCAGTGCGTCGAGTGATTGGTTGGTGCTCCGGCCCAATCACTCTCCAAGTTGTCCACCCTCTACCCCCACCAAGTCCTGGAcactttcccttcccccacaacAAAACAACTCCCCATCCTTTCCCCAAACATTTTAACCACAAACTCATAAcaaccatcatcatcatcaatcagtttaggttggaagaaaccttgaagatcatctagcATCaaaccccctgccctgggcagggaggccTTCCACTAGATCAAGTTGCTTAGAAccccatccaacttggccttcAACATTGCCTGAGATGGgagacatccacagcttcccctggcaacttgttccagtgtctcGCCACTCTCACTATTTAGAATTTCTTCTTGATTTCTAATCCTaatctgccctctttcagtCTGATGGCATTCTCTCCAGCCCTATTAGTTCATGTCCTTGTcaaaagcccctctccagctctctttaGGAACTGTAGGTTGCTATGAGGTCACTGGAGGAGCctgcccttctccaggctgaacaactcTTTCAGCTTGTCCTCACAGGAAATGTTGTCAAGCAGTAACTATGCCCCTGTAGCTGATAAGTCAAAGCTGGTGCTGGGCCCTGACACAGTTGGACACTCAGTTGTGTTAGAGGCATGGCCTCAGTCATTTCTCAGCCTTGGTGAtgtgatttttgccttttagaCTGGAGCCCGGCTCATACCCTACCAGCTTTGGTGCAGGCAGCGCCAGTgcctgccttctgctgctgctgcacccacCTCTCATCCTTCAACCACTTCAGCAGACTCAGTTTAGCTGTTCTGCTCCCCTTTACACCTCCTGGGCTTGGCTGATGGGGTAGACCAGACTTGCCCACGTCAGGATGCTTGTGGCTGGGATGGACTGTGCACTCTGCAGATTTTACACAGGCTGAGCAAGCCTGGGCTATGGGTCAGAGGCATGTGTCACACCATCATCTCTGCAAtgtcctggctcactggtgaTGCTTCTCAGAGGGCTCAGGGGACCCTCTTAGGCCCTGGGACAGCTGCCTAGAAGATGGTACATGAACCAACGGGAGGGGAAGCGAGTTACTTTGTGTTGAATGACTCGGCGTTGCCTTCTGCTTCATGACAGGGGGTATGGCCATCTCTTCATCCATCAAGTCCTGCCTGCCATCCCACATCTGCCACCTTGGTCCTGTCACCGTGAACTATGGGAAGGTGAAAGCAAAGAGCCACTTGGTTTGCTGCACAGGCGATGACTGCCGGACCACCTCCGTGTCGTGTaaaccatttattttccttatagCCCATCCTCTCTCTATCTGATCCATCCCATGGTGGGGCCATCACCTGTGTTACTCCTTTCATTCCCTTATTGAAGCCAGCTACAGCCCGTGTCTTTCATTCCAGTGCCACCAGATAATGATGTGCCCAATGGATACCAGTGTCCTGCCTGCTACAGCGTGGACTCCTTTCAGTGTGGTAGCGAAGTTGTAAACTGCACTGGCTCTGAAGACCAATGTGTTGACCTTGCTGGGTTAATGAATGCCGGTAACTGCTTATCATTTGGGGCTGTTTGTCATCTTTTTGGTAAAATGGGTGAAACTAGTCTAAGATAAAGCTCTACTGAGATAAGAATGGGCAAAAggtgtgaaataaaaaaaagaggaagataCAAGGAACTTaaagctgaaaactgaaaacttcAAGCTGATCAAAGGGCAggcattgttttcctttccttcttcccagtCATGCATGGATAATTGCTGGAATTCTTCA includes:
- the LOC103820662 gene encoding phospholipase A2 inhibitor and Ly6/PLAUR domain-containing protein-like; its protein translation is MRVSLGLSFLLALLDPGTCLQCEICHSMGKSCSGPMKACTGGEDTCGIILHEVLIGGMAISSSIKSCLPSHICHLGPVTVNYGKVKAKSHLVCCTGDDCRTTSVSLPPDNDVPNGYQCPACYSVDSFQCGSEVVNCTGSEDQCVDLAGLMNAGGLSLKAAMKGCTTISECSMVGDGKNSLGMMDIKLKRFQCRPASAMYSVVYSAGVAPPHTIFLPVLSGFILEKVLF